Below is a window of Pseudomonas monteilii DNA.
CAAGAAAGACATGCAGTGTCAGAACGACCGGGGTCGGGGGAAGTTCAGGTGGCAAGCGGCAAGCCAGGCCCTGCTCGCGTTGCCTTCAACATTCGACGTAAGCGACCGCCAACCCGCCGCGCGAGGTCTCTTTGTACTTGTCGTGCATGTCCGCGCCCGTGTCGCGCAAGGTGCGGATCACCTGGTCCAGGGAAATGAAGTGCTCGCCATCCCCGCGCAGCGCCATCTGCACGGCATTGATGGCCTTGACCGCGGCGATCGCGTTGCGCTCGATGCACGGCACCTGGACCAGTCCTCCGACCGGGTCGCAGGTCAGGCCGAGGTTATGTTCCAGGGCGATCTCGGCCGCGTTTTCCAGCTGCGGCGGGGTCGCGCCCAGCACTTCGGCCAGACCGGCGGCCGCCATGGAGCAGGCCGAGCCGACCTCGCCCTGGCAGCCGACTTCGGCGCCGGAGATGGACGCGTTCTTCTTGCAGAGGATGCCCACGGACGCAGCGGCCAGCAGGAACGCCACCACGTCATCGTCACAGGCATCGGGGTTGAACTTCATGTAGTAGTGCAGCACGGCAGGAATGATGCCGGCGGCGCCATTGGTGGGCGCGGTGACCATGCGCCCGCCCGCGGCGTTTTCTTCGTTGACGGCCAGGGCGAACAGGTTGACCCACTCCATGGCGCTGAGCGTCGAGCCGATGACATTGGGCTTGCCCAACTCCTGAAGGCTGCGGTGCAGCTTGGCCGCCCGCCGACGGACGTTGAGGCCGCCCGGCAGAATGCCCTCATGACTCAGGCCATTGGCGACGCATTCGCGCATGGCTGCCCAGATCTTCAGCAGGCCGTCACGGATGTCCTGTTCGCTGCGCCAGGCGCGCTCGTTGGCCATCATCAACTGCCCCACGCTCAGGCCGTGGGTCTTGCACAGCGCCAGCAACTCGGCCGCGGTGGAGAACTCATAGGGCAGTATCACGTCGCCCTCACCCTGCGACGGCGCATCGATCTCGGCCTGCTCGACGATGAAACCACCGCCCACCGAATAATAGGTGTGCGACAGCAGGCTGCCGCCCGCGCCAAATGCCTCGAGGCGCATGGCATTGGGGTGGTACGGCAGGTTCTCGTCGAGCAGCAGCAGGTCACGGGTGTAATGGAAGTCGACCGGGTGACGGCCGTCGAGCATCAGGCAGTGCTCCTGCATCAGCTGGTCGATGCGGGGGCCGATGCTGTGCGGGTCGATCTGGTCCGGCCATTGCCCCATCAAGCCAAGCAAGGTGGCACGGTCGGTCGCATGGCCGACGCCAGTGGCCGACAGCGATCCGTACAGACGGGTCTCGACCCGTTCGACCTGTGTCAGCAGACCCTGATCGCTCAGCGCCTTGGCGAAGGTCGCCGCAGCGCGCATGGGGCCGACGGTGTGCGAACTGGAAGGGCCGATGCCGATCTTGAACAAGTCGAACACACTGATAGCCATGCTAATACCTCACCGTCGGTCACGAGATGCGATCGATGAATTCCACGTGAAGGAAGCGATCGATGCCGTTGTGGTGCGATGGTGACGTGATTACCCTACACTGACCAACGAAAATTCCTAACCAAGCCTTTAGCAGGACTAAACCGTGCATCGACAGCTCACCGGCCCCCTGTTCGTCTGGCTGCACGTGTTTTCCTGCGCGGCGCGGCACCTGTCGTTCACGCGCTGCGCCGAGGAGTTGCACATTACACCCGGTGCCGTGAGCCAGCAGATGCGCCAACTGGAAGAGCGGCTCGGCTTTCGCCTGTTCCTGCGCCGTGCCCGTGGCGTGGAGCTGACGGCCGAGGGCCAGCGCCTGGCGCAGACGGTCACCGATGCCTACGGCAGCATCGAGGCCGAGCTGGTGCGGCTGAACGCCGGCGACATCCGTGGCACGGTGCGCCTGCGCTCCATCCCTTCGTTTCTCGCCAAATGGCTTACACCACGGCTGCCACGCCTGCAGCAGCGCTACCCGGACATCGAACTGCGCCTGGTGGCCGAGGACAGCAACCAGCCGCTGCACGAAGGCGACTTCGACCTGGCGGTCGACCTGAACGACGGCAGTTACCCAGGCATGCTCTCCACGCCCCTGCTGGACGAACAGATCTTTCCGGTGTGCTCGCCGGCCCTGCTGCGCGGCCGGCCGCCGCTGCACGGGCCAGCGGACCTGGTCCATTACCCGCTCCTGCACGACATCACCGCCTGGCGTGGCAGCTCCGAGTATTCGGAGTGGGAGTTCTACCTGGACAGGATCGGCGCGGGCGGGCTGGACGTGCGCCGGGGTCATACCTTCAACCGCAACCACCTGACCATCGAAGCCGCCATTGCCGGCATTGGCGTGGCCATCGCCCGGCGCACCTTGCTCAACGACGAGCTGGAGCGTGGCGCCCTGATCGTGCCGTTCGGCACACCGATCCCCAACCACAAACGTTACGTGCTGCTCTACCCACCCGCAGGCCTGATGCGCCCCGGCCCACGGGCGGTACACGACTGGCTGGTGTCGGAGGCGCAGAGCTTTCGGGCGCTGCACCCCTTGAACCCTGAAGCCGACTGACGCACGACGCACGACGCACGACGCCGCCTCAGCGTGCGGCGGGTGCGCCTTCGATGTCCACGTCGCGGCGTGCATAGCGCTGCGCGAGCACGGCACAGACCATCAGCTGGATCTGATGGAACAGCATCAACGGCAGGATCATCGCGCCGATGCCGCTGCCGACGAACAGCACCTGAGCCATGGGCACGCCCGTGGCCAGGCTTTTCTTGGAGCCGGCGAACAGGATCGTGATGCGGTCTTCCAGGTTGAATCCGAACAGCCGACCCACCAGGTGCGTCACCAGCAGGATCGCCGCCAGCAGGACCCCGCAGACCGCGAACAGCCCGGCCAGGTGCTGGGGCGACACGCTCTGCCAGAGGCCGGTGACCACGGCGTCACTGAAGGCGGTGTAGACCACCAGCAGGATCGAGCCCTGGTCGACGATCTTGAGCCAGCGGGCATTGCGCTTGACCCATCCGCCGATCCAGCGGCGCGCCACCTGACCGGCGACGAAAGGCACCAGCAGCTGCAAGGTGATCTTCAGGACCGCATCCAGGCCCGACCCGGTCTCGCCGTCGGCGCCCAGCAGCAGCATCACCAGCAACGGGGTCAGGAAGATCCCCAACAGGCTGGACGCCGCCGCACTGCAGATCGCGGCTGGCACGTTGCCCCGGGCCAGGGAGGTGAAGGCAATGGCCGACTGCACCGTGGCCGGCAAGGCACAGAGGTACAGCACCCCCAGGTACAGCTCGTTGCCCACCAGGGGCATGAACAGCGGCTTGAAGGCCAGGCCGATCAAGGGGAACAGCGCGAAGGTGCAACTGAACACTGCCAGGTGCAGGCGCCAGTGGCCGGCACCGGCGATGATCGCCTCACGGGACAGCTTGGCGCCGTGCAGAAAGAACAGCAGACCGATGGCCAGGTTGGTCAGCCAGCCGAACACCTGGGCGCCCTGCCCATGGCAAGGCACCACGGTGGCCAGCGCGACCACCGCCAAGAGGGTCAAGGTGAAAGGGTCGAAGAGCGTGCGCAGGTATTTCATGGCAACCGGTTCCGAGCGGAGAGAAAGAGCGCTACAGCATAAGCCGCGAAAGGCTGTCCTGCTAACGCCAACACCACCCTGACTGTCGATGAAAGGACAGCGCAAGGCCTTTCGATATCCCTCAGGAAACTGCGACCGCCCAGTCTTGTAGTGACTTTTATTTTTCACTACAAAACGGTTGACGGGTGCTTTCAGGGTTATGCATGATGAGGCCGTCTTCCTGATCGGAGGCAGGCACGGGTAGTCCAGGCGGTCGATTCAGCAGGAAACGGCCGCTCGTGGAGCAGGAACTGTCCAAAAGGCAGGTGACAAAGCCCCTGTGGTGACGCTGCGGTAGCAGCCTGGGTAACGCGCTACATATGAGAAGCGCTGGGAATCACTTCATATTGGATAAAGGGGCTTGACCATGAACTTGAACGATCAACTCACGCTCGACCAACTGGCTCGTCTGTTCGCCACGCGCAAGGATAGCCACGACGACCATGTCCTGTGGATCAGCCAGGCCGGCGACGTACGCCTCGACCGCCTGCCGCCGAACATCGGCGAAAGCGAGATCGACGCGCACATGCCCAGCATGAAAGCCTGTCTCAAGGTGTTCCGCCGCGGCCAGGGCTACGTCGGCAGGAAGGCCGCCGCCGATACCGACTTCGTCGGCGGCGTCCTGGAGTCGCTCAAGGCGCTGGCGCCTGAGGGTGCGGGCCGTCACCTGGCACGTTGAAGCCCTTCTCGGATCAGCCACCCCTTCCCTGTCCAGGGTCCGGGGTGGCCGACCTTGACGTGCCTCACGCACGTTTCTGCTGAGCGCCGCGACCCTCCTCATCGATCGCCAGCGCCCTGGCCCGATTCACGCCCCAGACCATCGCACGGGTCATGCTCTCGCCAGGCCTCGACGGGTAGTACTCCTCCACAAGGGCCTTGCCCGAACGGTCATACACGCCCAGAAACAGCTGGGCAGCGCCTAGCCGCGACAAGCGAACCTGCACGTCGAGGGTGGTGCCGTCGCTCAGGACTTCGTCATGGCAGCGGCTGTGCAAGTGGGCATCGGCCCACGTCCAGTAAGTCTCTTCCCTGATGCGCATGGTGTCGGTCTCCTGTGCCGAAAAGCGCGCACAGTAAGGCACAGCCAACGTTCGACGGCGAGGCGTA
It encodes the following:
- a CDS encoding serine dehydratase, which codes for MAISVFDLFKIGIGPSSSHTVGPMRAAATFAKALSDQGLLTQVERVETRLYGSLSATGVGHATDRATLLGLMGQWPDQIDPHSIGPRIDQLMQEHCLMLDGRHPVDFHYTRDLLLLDENLPYHPNAMRLEAFGAGGSLLSHTYYSVGGGFIVEQAEIDAPSQGEGDVILPYEFSTAAELLALCKTHGLSVGQLMMANERAWRSEQDIRDGLLKIWAAMRECVANGLSHEGILPGGLNVRRRAAKLHRSLQELGKPNVIGSTLSAMEWVNLFALAVNEENAAGGRMVTAPTNGAAGIIPAVLHYYMKFNPDACDDDVVAFLLAAASVGILCKKNASISGAEVGCQGEVGSACSMAAAGLAEVLGATPPQLENAAEIALEHNLGLTCDPVGGLVQVPCIERNAIAAVKAINAVQMALRGDGEHFISLDQVIRTLRDTGADMHDKYKETSRGGLAVAYVEC
- a CDS encoding LysR family transcriptional regulator, with the protein product MHRQLTGPLFVWLHVFSCAARHLSFTRCAEELHITPGAVSQQMRQLEERLGFRLFLRRARGVELTAEGQRLAQTVTDAYGSIEAELVRLNAGDIRGTVRLRSIPSFLAKWLTPRLPRLQQRYPDIELRLVAEDSNQPLHEGDFDLAVDLNDGSYPGMLSTPLLDEQIFPVCSPALLRGRPPLHGPADLVHYPLLHDITAWRGSSEYSEWEFYLDRIGAGGLDVRRGHTFNRNHLTIEAAIAGIGVAIARRTLLNDELERGALIVPFGTPIPNHKRYVLLYPPAGLMRPGPRAVHDWLVSEAQSFRALHPLNPEAD
- a CDS encoding bile acid:sodium symporter; its protein translation is MKYLRTLFDPFTLTLLAVVALATVVPCHGQGAQVFGWLTNLAIGLLFFLHGAKLSREAIIAGAGHWRLHLAVFSCTFALFPLIGLAFKPLFMPLVGNELYLGVLYLCALPATVQSAIAFTSLARGNVPAAICSAAASSLLGIFLTPLLVMLLLGADGETGSGLDAVLKITLQLLVPFVAGQVARRWIGGWVKRNARWLKIVDQGSILLVVYTAFSDAVVTGLWQSVSPQHLAGLFAVCGVLLAAILLVTHLVGRLFGFNLEDRITILFAGSKKSLATGVPMAQVLFVGSGIGAMILPLMLFHQIQLMVCAVLAQRYARRDVDIEGAPAAR